Genomic segment of Acidobacteriota bacterium:
GGATCTCGTGCTTCGCCATCAGGTAATAACGGTATGCCTCAACGTCGGGGAGCGGCCTTTCGAGCATGTGCTTGTCCTCGGCTGGGGTAAGTTTGATCTTCAGCGCATCGACGATCCTGCGGGAGATGTTCTCCTGGATGATAAAGACGTCATCCAGAGTACCGTTGAATTTTTCGGCCCAGAGCAGCGATTGGTTGATGGGATCGATTAGCTGCGCTGTCACCCGGATCTTCGTATTTCCGTCGAGCGAGCTCTTGCTCAGGCGCACCGAGCCTTCGAGGACATAGCGAACATTCAGGTCGCGAGCGATCTTCTGCGGCGTCTCTTTCGTTCCTTTGAGCTGCATCGCCGAGGCCCGGCAGATGATTCGCAGCGCGTGTACGCTCGAAAGGTCGGTGATGATCTCGTCCGTCAACCCGTCGCAGAAGTAGTCTGCGCTGGCATCTGCTCCCATCGTGGTAAACGGCAGGACGACGACGGATGGCGTGTCGGGGCCGCTGCGATAGTCCATCACCAGCGTAGGTAGCGTGACCGTAAAGGTCGATCCGGAGGCCGTCAGTGTGCCGAGAGCGGCGATAAACTCCGTTGCATTCTGGAAGCGCGCGCTGGGATCTTTCGCGAGCGCACGTTCGACTGCCGACCGCAGACTGCCCGGCAGGTCCGAGCGAAACTGGCTGAGCGGCTTCGGAGTGGTATGCAGAATGGAGTCGAAGACGCTGTAAGGCGTTCCACCGGGAAAGGGAAGTGTTCCGGCCAGCATCTCGTAGAGGCAAACCCCCGCGGCCCACAGGTCGGTGCGATGGTCGACCGGCTTCGAGAGTACCTGCTCCGGCGACATGTAGCTGATCGTGCCGACGATGATGCCGGTCTCGGTGAGCGCGCGCTGAATGTTCGGGCGGCGCGCCAGCCCGAAGTCCACAATCTTAACCTCGCCTTCGGCGTTGATGATCAGGTTCGACGGCTTTACATCGCGATGGACGATCCCTTTGCTGTGGGCGTGATGCAGCCCTGACAGAAGCTGCGTTGCAATCAAGGAGGCTGCCGTCGGATCGAGAGGGCCGCGCTTGATGCGTTCCGCCAGCGTCTCGCCGTCGTAGTAGCCCATCACCAGGATGATCTGGCCGTCGGGTAGCTCCTCGATATGGTGGATGCGGCAGATATTCGGATGATCGAGGACGGAGGCTGCGCGCGCCTCTTCGAGCAGGCTGCGCTTCTGCGTGGCATCGGCGAGTACCGATGGCGACAGGCTTTTGAGTGCAACCGTGCGATGCAGCAGCAGGTCCTCTGCCTTGCAGACAACACCCATGGCTCCCGTGCCAAGCTGCTCGAGGACTTGATAGTGCGAAATCTTCTGCCCTTCAACCATATGCGGGAACGAATGCCTCGAGTGTACTCTGTGAAGACGCTGCGTGCAGTGCCGTCAGCTCTTCAAAGACCGAAGCGACGGAGTCAATCGTATGGAAGGCACTGAGAGCGACATACTGCTGTTGCTCCACAGTCAGCGGCATCAGGTCAAGCGTGCGGTTCAGGTCGGCGATGTGATGCGGATCGTTGTCCGCATGTTCCATCAGGCAGCGAAAAGCAGTGGACGGAAGGCCGGTTCGCTTGCGAATCTCATCGAGATGCTCTGCGACTGGCGGCTTGCCCTCAAGCACGATCAGGTAGCCGAATACCGAAACCGGGTGCATGTTGAGCGCCCAGAAGTACTGCGCTCCAAGCAGTGAGACGACCGAAGCCAGCGGGGCTGCTTCGGAGACCTGCCGCGGAGAGATGCCGAGCGTGCCAATATCATCCAACAGCCACGCATCGTGGTCCTTCTCCTCAAGGATGTGCTGATCCAGGTACGGCGCAACAATGCGGGCGACCGGATCGCCTGCGAGGGTTAGGGAGCGTTCATGCGCGACGCGCATCAGAGTAATGCCTCCCTGCATCACCCGATGAAGCTGCACGAGAAATGCAGGCAGCATCCCGGGCAGTTCCGGATGAGACCAGAACTTGTTGCTGGCGGAGTTCAGCCGCGGTTCGGCAAGACGAATCTTGCTCCAGAGGAGTTCGCTGTTTGAAAGAGGCATGGGGTTGCGTCGAAGTTCCGTAGTCAGGTATGGGTGCGTGAACTCTGCCGAAACCGCTGGCCATCTGCCGGCGATTCGACAGATGGCAGCGTCCGGTTTCGACAGAGCGAATGGAAGAACAGCGCGATATGTTTCTAGACAGGGAAATTCGGTGGTGCGCCTTCGTCGTCCGCGGCGTCAAGTGCCCCGAGCTTCGAACGCAGCTTGATGAGGGTGTTGACCTCAACCGGGCTGAGCTTGTTGATGGCCTTGTGATTCACCCGGTTGACATGGTCAGGATGAATGACGCCACCCGCTGTAAGGCGTTCAATGTTGGTTTTCTTCGGTGCCGCCTTCTTCGCAGCCTTTTTAGCTGCTTTTTTGGCGGGCGCTTTCTTTGCGGAAGATTTCTTTGCAGGCACTTTCTTGGCGGACACAGTCGTTCTCCTTGATCGGCGTAATAGCGTGGCCCAAACCGGCGTACTCTACCGGGAACAGCGATGAAGCAATGGAAAGCTGGGCCAATTGTATACGGCGTTGTCGACGGAGTGTTGAATGCGCTCCCACGGGCCTCATCAATTTGTATTGAGTGGAAGAGAGGCGGTCGAGGACGGCCGCACTATTTCGCAGCCGCCTCCAGGATCGCAGCCGAACGGTTGAGCGCTTCGGCCAGCACACCTAGTTGCGCCTGCGCGCGCGGCGCGTCGGGGGCGGAGATACCCTCGTTCACTCCCGGGATGACAACCGCGGCGTAGCCGGTAAACTCGCCCGGATCGTAGATCAGGTGCTTGTACCAGGGACGATGCGGAAGTCCCGCCGGGGTCAAAAGAGCGGTCTCAGCATTGCGAAGCGCGCTGTTGAAGGCCGCTGGTTTTGAAGAAGGAACAAGCTGGCGCGCATGGACCGCAGTGCCCGCCGCCGCAAAGCGCTGCGCCGCCGCCATTGCGGCAGAGAAATCCAGAGTCATCTTGCCGGCAGCCGCCCGCTTCTGGGCGCCATCAAGATAGCTCAATATCTCCTTGCCATAGAGCTGGTAGTCGTAAGGAAGTACATCCGCGTTGGCCATGTGCAGAATCTCCAGGCCAAAGACGCGGGCCTGCTGCTGCAGGTAGACAAACGACGGGTCGGCAAATTTTATGAACCAGTTGTAGTTGTCGAAGGCGGAGTGATACACCCCGTAAGGGCCTTCGGACCCGATGTCCGTCGACGGTACGCCGAGGTGCTGGATGAACGGCGTGTAGTCTGAGCCCGAACCGAGGTTGCCTACCCGTATCTCGTTCTCCGCGTCGGCTGCCGAGCGCGTGGCCGGTGCAGGGGCGTTCGTCACAGTGCGGCGGTCGGTCTCGTTGGCCTGCGACAACTTCCACTGCTCGTAGACCGTTCCTCCCTTGGGAGAGGGAACCTGCTTCGTAATCTCGCGAACGAACTGCTTCAACGACGGCACAGCAGAGGCCTTGAAGTCCGATCCCGAGACGCCCACGTCCGTATTGAAATAGGCGACCGCGTGCGCCAGCCGCTCCGCGTTATCTTCAGCCCACTCCGTGGAGCCGATCAGCCCTTCCTCTTCGGCGTCCCACGATGCCAGCACGACCGTGCGCTTTGGCCTCCAACCTTGCTTGAGCAACTCGCCCAGGCCATGCACGGTCTCCAGCATGGCCGCCGTGCCGGAGCTTGGATCGACGGCGCCGAAGACCCAGGCGTCGCGATGATTCCCCGCGACCACCCAGTCGTCCTTCTGCGCCTTGTCGCTGCCGGGGATGGTTCCGATGACGTCCCAGATCGTACGCAGCGCGCTGTCCTGCTCCAGGTGCATATGTACCTTCACCTTGTTCACGCCGCCAAGGTGATAGGTAAACGGAAGCGCGCCCTGCCATGCGCGCGGAGACTCCTGCCCGCCCAGGCATTTGAGGATTGGCATCGCATCTTTATATGAGAGAGGATTCGCCGGAATGCTCGGCTCGTTCCCTCTTGTGTCCGTCAGGCGTTTTGCAGCCGGAAGATCAGGCGTCGAGGCCACTCCAGGCGTCTGCGCATCGCCCGGGTAGATTGGCAGAAATTGCACCGACCCACGCTGCACCGCAGACTCCGGACGGAACGGGCCCTTGGGATACATGTCGCCGCGGTAGTAGCCGTCGTCGGCGGGGTCGGAGTAGATCAGGACTCCCTTGGCCCCATACTGCTGCGCGATGTAGACCTTCACCCCGCGAAAGTTCGCCCCATAGCGGACGATGACGATCTTGTCCTTGACGCTGATGCCCAGCTCCGCGAGCTTCTTGAAGTCGGCAAGCGTGCCGTAGTTGGCGTAGACCACATCGGCGGTGATGTCGCCTGAAGGCGAAGAGCCATTGAACGCAGGTAGAATGCGCGGGTCGTCCTGGAATGGATCGCCGCCATGCTTCTTCGGATTGACGTGCTCCGGCGTCGGACCGGACATCAGTTTCTTCCCCTCCGCATCGAAGGCCTCGATCTCGATCTTGACCGGCTTGTTCAGAAGAACGTTGTACGGGACGATCTTTGTGTCGATCCCGGCGGCCTTGAACTTGTCGGCAACGTAGACCGCCGTGGCGTAGTCCTCGGGCGAGCTGGCCCAGTGGGGAGCCGCTGTAAGCGTCTTCAGGTGCTCGCCCGCCAGCTTCGCGTCCGGGACCGGAAGAAACGCCGCATCCCACTTCGCCTGCTGTGCAAAGTCGTGGTAACCGAAGACATGTGGGGTTTGAGCGGAGGCGGAAAGCGCAGCAGGAAGAAGGAGGCACGACAGAGCACGGACGACACGCAAGAGAGAGGACCTCTAATGGAAGCGATGAAGCTAGAGTACAGCATCCCGCGAGGTGAAAATACTGCACTTTAGCAGGATGCTGTACTCCTTTACCTCAGGCGACGGTCTGGCTGCAGAACTTGCAGCGGTGGGCGCCCAGCGGAATATCCGAGAGGCACTCCGGGCACGGTTTCGTGGTGGCTGCCTCAGGTCCCTTGATCCGCGCCAGCAGCTTCTGTGTAGGAAGCACGAGGAAGAAGTAGATGACAAAGGCGATGATCAGGAAGTAGATGATCGCATTGATAAAGTTACCAATCTTGATCGGCGTATTGTTGACCGAGAACACGACCGCGGAGAAGTCCGGTTTTCCCACAACGGCTGCGATAAGCGGCGTGATGATGTCGTCGACAAGAGACTTGGTAATCGCAGAGAATGCGGCGCCAATGATGACGGCGACGGCCAGGTCCATCACATTGCCGCGCAGGATAAAGTCTCGAAAGCCTTTGATCATGTGTTATCTCCGAGTTCGGATTTTGGAACTACCGGAGTCTATCACCGGTCCCCCCGCAGTCAAGCGGCATTATTGGGCGGTAAGCCACTGCGCATAGGGGTAGAGAAGGAAAAAAAGGATCATGCCGGTCGCCATCAGATCCATATAAATCATCAGAATCACGCCGCCGTGATACCAGCTCCATTTGGTGCTCATGCAGCGGACGTGGTCGATCGTCCCCGCAATCGAGCTAAGCGCCGTCAGAGCTATCAGGGGATTCTGCTTATTATCGGGAAAGCCGGAGAGCAGAAAGGCGATCCCCAGGCTTAGCAGCACAAGCACAGCGCCGCGCAGCAGCGAGCGGTTGTGCGGGTTGAAGATGCGGGGTATCACTCGACCGCCTCAGGCCGTGGCAAGCTCCGGTTTGGCCGCGGCCTTGAACATCTCACGGATCGATTGCTCGTAAGGGGCACGCAGTACGCCATGCTCCGTAATGATGGCCGTGATGTACTTCGCCGGAGTCGCATCGAAGGCCGGATTCTGAATTGCAGCGCCATTCGGCGTCATCTGCTTCCCGTTCGAGTGCGTTACCTCGGTGGCGGACCGCTGCTCGATCGGAATCGCATCGCCGTCCGGTGTGTTGACGTCGATGGTCGAGAGCGGCGCGGCGACGTAAAAAGGGATGCCGTGCTCCTTCGCCAGAACGGCGACAGAGTAGGTGCCGATCTTGTTGGCGGTATCGCCATTGGCGGCGATACGGTCGGCCCCCACGATGACGGCCTGAATCTCGCCCTGCCGCATCAGCGAGCCCGCCATGTTGTCGCACAGCACGGTGGTGGGGATGTTGTCGTGCAGCAGCTCCCATGCGGTCAGGCGCGCGCCCTGTAGATAAGGACGGGTCTCATCGGCATAGACGTCGATCTTGTGCCCACGCTCGACAGCGGCACGGATTACGCCCAGCGCCGTACCGTATCCGCAAGTAGCCAGAGCGCCTGCGTTGCAGTGAGTCAGGACAGTGCCTTCCTGCGGGAGGAGTGAAGCTCCATGCGCCCCCATTGCCTTGCAGGCGGCGATGTCTTCGTCGTACATCCGCTGCGCTTCCTTGATAAGAGCAGCCTTGATCTCGGGAATCGATGTTCCGGCAGCGGCGAGCGCGTTGTATTTGTCGCGCATGCGCTCAATGGCCCAGAAGAGGTTCACCGCAGTGGGCCGCGTCTCGGCCAGCGTTTTTGCGATCACCGCAACCTCTTCATTCAGGCTGGCGATGTCGGTAGCCTTCGACTGGCTGACGCCAAGCGCAACACCCATCGCGGCAGAGACTCCAATTGCGGGGGCGCCGCGAACGATCATGTCACGGATGACGGTCGCAACCTGCTTGTAGTCGGTGGCGAGGACGTAGGTCTCTTCTAAAGGAAGCTTGGTCTGATCGAGGAAGTTGACGCCATTCGGGAGCCATTCAAGGGTGGGAATCATGTCTCTTCCAGTCTATCGAAGAAGAGAGCGGAACGGGGTCAACCCAGCGCAGGCGTTTGTCGAGACCAGCGCTCCGGAATGCTTCCTGGATAACCTGCTTCGATTCACTGAAGTGCGCCCAGCCTTCAAAATGAAGAGGGACGATTGTAGCCTCCGGCATAGCGCGGGCCACCTCGATACCATCGGCTGCTGTCATGGTGAGGGGCGCAGGCCCCGCTGCTTCCACACGCGCTGCCCCCATATTCAGGACCGCAGTGGTGACGCGTATCCAACGAGCAACCTCCGCTACGCCTTCGTACCATACTGTGTCGCCCGAGAAATAAAGTGCGCCATCGATAGAGCCAGCGGGAGGACGGACAGCAAAGCCGACAACGGGACCACTACGAGTCTCGCAACCGACAGAACCGTGACGCGCTGGAGTTGCCGTGATGAGAAGCGTCTCCCCCGCAGGGTTCTTGACCTCCACTGTCTGCCACGGAGCGAAACCGATCGCATTACCGCCGAGCCGCTGCGCACCTTCGATCGTCGTCAGTACATGGTTCGCTCCCGATAGCATCTTTCTTCCCGCATGGTCGAGGTTGTCGAAGTGCTGATCGTGGCTGAGCAGTACATAGTCGACAGGCCCAAGCGCGTCGATATCCAGGGCCGGATCAGAGTTCTTGTGCAGGGTAATCGGGCCCGCCTCATAATCGCCACCTCCGCGATCAAAGGTCGGATCGGTGAGGAAGCGAAGGCCGTGAAACTCGATCAGTGCGGTCGGTCCTCCGACGTAGATAATCTCAGGCTGGTTCATAACTGCACTCAGGACTTACCTGATGTTCAGATGCGCAGCCCGCACATCCGTTGCAGTGAAGACAGAGTAAAACGGCGCATGTGGCACCGCCTCTTCGATATTGGCCCGCCCGCCCTGCTCCCGATCCACAAGACACAGCACCCCGATGACGTTCATGCCGGATTCCTGCGTGGCCTCAATAGCGGTGATGGTGGAGCCGCCCGTCGTGCAGACGTCGTCGACAATCACCACATGCGCGCCCAGCTTGTGGAAGCCCTCAAGCCTGCGGCCGGTGCCGTGGGTCTTTTCCGCTTTGCGGACGAGGAAGCCATGGACGAGGCCGTCGCGCTTATGGTGCAAGTGGTGCCACGCGCTGGCAGAGGCCGTGTTCGAGACCAGCGGGTCGGCCCCCATCGTCAGTCCGCCGACGGCCTCGGCCTGGGGGAAGTGCTCGCGAATCAGGTCATAGAGCACAAGCCCGGAGAGCCGTCCGCCCTCCGCGTGCAGCGTCGTAGTGCGGCAGTCGATGTAGTAGTCCGACTTCTGGCCGCTGGCGAGCGTGAAGTCGCCCAGGCGGAAGGAGAGAGTTGCGATCAGGTTGAGCAGGTCGGTGCGATTGTCGTTAGCCATTGGTCTCAACTTGATTGTAGTGGCTTCAGCCTCAGTGCAGGCCAAGATGCTCCTGCATCCCTTCAAGCGTCTGGCCTTTCGTTTCAGGATAGACAAGCAGGACGACAATGAACTGCACTACCATCATGCCCGCGAAGAACGCAAAGGGAAGCGACTTCGAGTAGGCCGCCACGTAGGGGAAGATGTTCGCGATAACGCCATTGGCGATCCAGTGCGAAGAAGAGCCAAGGCTCTGCCCCTTGGAACGCACGTTGGTGGGGAAGAGTTCGGCAAGATACACCCAGATCACGGCCCCCTGCGAGAGCGCGAAGGAGGCGATGAATCCGACCAGCAGCGGCAGCAGCAGGCTCAGGTGTTCGCCCGTATGAAAGACCCAGGCGACGCCGAGCAGTGAAAGGCAGGTGCCGACGGCCCCTATAAGCAGCAGCGGCTTGCGGCCGATCTTGTCGATGATCGCGATGCCGACAAGCGTGGCGACGAGGTTGGCAACTCCAACCACGACAGCCTGCACATTTCCAGACATGGAGCTGAAGCCAGCGAACGAGAAGATGTCGTTGAGGTAGTAAAGGATCGCATTGATCCCAGAGAGCTGGTTGAACAGGCCGATGGAGACCGCCAGGAAGATGAGCTTGCCATAACGGCTCTGGAAGAGCGAATGCTGCGTCGTGCCACCCTCCGCTCGAATGGAGGCAGCGATGGCGTCGACCTCAGCCTGCGAGTCGGGCGAGCCAAGTTCGGCGAGGATGCGGTAAGCCTCGTCGATGCGGTTCTGTGAGACCAGCCAGCGCGAGGAGTGCGGCACTGTGTAAAGAAGTGCGAGGAAGAGTATGGCAGGGAAGACGCCAATGCCAAGCTGAACGCGCCACTCGATCGCGCCCAGCGTAAAATGCGCAACAATCGCATTCGAAAGATAGGCGAGCAGGATGCCAATAACGATGTTGATCTGAAAGAGGCCCACCAGCCGTCCACGCCACTTCGCCGGTGCAAGCTCGGCGATGTAAACCGGCCCAAGCACGGACGAGCCACCGATGCCAAGTCCTCCAAGAAAACGGAAGGCAAGGAAACTCCACCATGGCCCGGCGAAGGCGCAACCGAGCGCGGAGAGAACGTAGAGCACGGCCATCACCCGCAACGCGGCGCGGCTGCCGATCTTCTGGCCCAGAGGCCCGGCGAAGATCGCGCCCAGCACCGTCCCATACAAGGCAATGGCAACGGTGAAGCCCTTCTCGCCCTCAGACAGCGCGTAGTGAAGCTGCAGCGAATGTGTGGTCCCGGCAATAACAGCCGTGTCGAAGCCAAAGAGCAGGCCACCGAGTGCTCCGGTGAGAGCACTCTTTACAAGGAGATAGACGGAACGGCTTTTAGGTGAGCTCATGAGGTCATGGCGAGAGTAAATGGTTGCGTCGTGGTTGTCGATGAGACATTACGTTTTAGTGTCGGTGTCTGAATACGCGCTATTAAGTTGTCATCCTGAGCGGGGCGCGGCGCAGTCGAAGGACCTGCATTGGGACTCTAACGACTGAATCGTTGGGACATCCCATCCCCGCAAGACTGAGCGCGATTCATGAGCAGCGCCTGCTCCCGGGCGTTCCGTGTGAGCGAGGCCGCGCGTTCAAACTCCACACGCGCTTCGTCGAACCGGCTGAGTTTGAAGAGCAGGTCTCCACGCACGCTCGGCAGAAGATGATAGCCCTTCAACGTCGACTCATCCGCAAGTGAATCGACGATTGCGAGGCCAGCATCCGGGCCTTCGGCCATTGCGACGGCGACGGCGCGGTTAAGCTCGATGATAGGCGATGGCGTGATCTGCGCAAGCTGCTGGTAGAGCACGGCGATGCGGGGCCAGTCGGTTTGCTCTGCCGTGGCCGCGCGCGCGTGGCACGCGGCAATCGAAGCCTGGAGAGCGTAAGGGCCGGGAGAGCGGGTCAGTTGTTGCGCATGTTGCAGCGCGGCAAGCCCGCGGCTGATCAGAAGTCCGTCCCAGCGTCCGCGGTCCTGGTCCAGAAGAAGAATGGGCTCGCCTGTTGGCCCAATGCGCGCATGAAGTCGCGAAGCCTGAATCTCCATCAGCGCAGCGAGTCCGTGGACCTCCGGTTCGTTCGGTGTAAGCTCCGCCAGAATGCGCCCCAGCCGGAGTGCATCTTCACACAACGCAGGCCGCGTCCAGTCATCTCCGGCCGTCGCCGAATAACCTTCGTTGAAGATGAGATACACCACCTG
This window contains:
- a CDS encoding iron-containing redox enzyme family protein — encoded protein: MPLSNSELLWSKIRLAEPRLNSASNKFWSHPELPGMLPAFLVQLHRVMQGGITLMRVAHERSLTLAGDPVARIVAPYLDQHILEEKDHDAWLLDDIGTLGISPRQVSEAAPLASVVSLLGAQYFWALNMHPVSVFGYLIVLEGKPPVAEHLDEIRKRTGLPSTAFRCLMEHADNDPHHIADLNRTLDLMPLTVEQQQYVALSAFHTIDSVASVFEELTALHAASSQSTLEAFVPAYG
- the pyrE gene encoding orotate phosphoribosyltransferase, producing MANDNRTDLLNLIATLSFRLGDFTLASGQKSDYYIDCRTTTLHAEGGRLSGLVLYDLIREHFPQAEAVGGLTMGADPLVSNTASASAWHHLHHKRDGLVHGFLVRKAEKTHGTGRRLEGFHKLGAHVVIVDDVCTTGGSTITAIEATQESGMNVIGVLCLVDREQGGRANIEEAVPHAPFYSVFTATDVRAAHLNIR
- the mscL gene encoding large conductance mechanosensitive channel protein MscL produces the protein MIKGFRDFILRGNVMDLAVAVIIGAAFSAITKSLVDDIITPLIAAVVGKPDFSAVVFSVNNTPIKIGNFINAIIYFLIIAFVIYFFLVLPTQKLLARIKGPEAATTKPCPECLSDIPLGAHRCKFCSQTVA
- a CDS encoding protein kinase — translated: MGVVCKAEDLLLHRTVALKSLSPSVLADATQKRSLLEEARAASVLDHPNICRIHHIEELPDGQIILVMGYYDGETLAERIKRGPLDPTAASLIATQLLSGLHHAHSKGIVHRDVKPSNLIINAEGEVKIVDFGLARRPNIQRALTETGIIVGTISYMSPEQVLSKPVDHRTDLWAAGVCLYEMLAGTLPFPGGTPYSVFDSILHTTPKPLSQFRSDLPGSLRSAVERALAKDPSARFQNATEFIAALGTLTASGSTFTVTLPTLVMDYRSGPDTPSVVVLPFTTMGADASADYFCDGLTDEIITDLSSVHALRIICRASAMQLKGTKETPQKIARDLNVRYVLEGSVRLSKSSLDGNTKIRVTAQLIDPINQSLLWAEKFNGTLDDVFIIQENISRRIVDALKIKLTPAEDKHMLERPLPDVEAYRYYLMAKHEILNYSEDALARALEYLETGENLVGKNVLLLSAKGQVYWQYINAGISSDMGYLTKARECANQALELDPESAHAYRLLGLISVQEGDSQKAVRLLKRAITADPNDSDTLSWYSAVCGLSGKAHAAMPLARRILDIDPLTPVYRFIPGLLSLMGGEFADALPSFEDAIKLDPTNAMLLWCRGQILALLRRNEDAVAQLRAIDEMHPGHFFSQIGLVMQAALQGDREALDRAVTVELSQITECDPHYSWNFAQCYALMGDTANALAWLEKARLKGFINYPMISRWDPLLAPVRQAAEFDGLVDRVREQWESFEV
- a CDS encoding MBL fold metallo-hydrolase, whose amino-acid sequence is MNQPEIIYVGGPTALIEFHGLRFLTDPTFDRGGGDYEAGPITLHKNSDPALDIDALGPVDYVLLSHDQHFDNLDHAGRKMLSGANHVLTTIEGAQRLGGNAIGFAPWQTVEVKNPAGETLLITATPARHGSVGCETRSGPVVGFAVRPPAGSIDGALYFSGDTVWYEGVAEVARWIRVTTAVLNMGAARVEAAGPAPLTMTAADGIEVARAMPEATIVPLHFEGWAHFSESKQVIQEAFRSAGLDKRLRWVDPVPLSSSIDWKRHDSHP
- the mtnA gene encoding S-methyl-5-thioribose-1-phosphate isomerase, translating into MIPTLEWLPNGVNFLDQTKLPLEETYVLATDYKQVATVIRDMIVRGAPAIGVSAAMGVALGVSQSKATDIASLNEEVAVIAKTLAETRPTAVNLFWAIERMRDKYNALAAAGTSIPEIKAALIKEAQRMYDEDIAACKAMGAHGASLLPQEGTVLTHCNAGALATCGYGTALGVIRAAVERGHKIDVYADETRPYLQGARLTAWELLHDNIPTTVLCDNMAGSLMRQGEIQAVIVGADRIAANGDTANKIGTYSVAVLAKEHGIPFYVAAPLSTIDVNTPDGDAIPIEQRSATEVTHSNGKQMTPNGAAIQNPAFDATPAKYITAIITEHGVLRAPYEQSIREMFKAAAKPELATA
- a CDS encoding permease, whose protein sequence is MIPRIFNPHNRSLLRGAVLVLLSLGIAFLLSGFPDNKQNPLIALTALSSIAGTIDHVRCMSTKWSWYHGGVILMIYMDLMATGMILFFLLYPYAQWLTAQ
- a CDS encoding RNA polymerase sigma factor — protein: MQTTPGVPPTPDIHRSIDAVWRIESARLIAALTRIVRDVGLAEDLAQDALVAALERWPQTGIPDNPGAWLMATAKHRAIDNLRRNKLLDRKHEQISYELEGSRQLTPDDINAAIDSPVADDLLRLIFISCHPVLSAESRVALTLRLLGGLTTDEIARAFLLSEPTVAQRIVRAKRTLSEARVPFEVPRGDEFTVRLASVLQVVYLIFNEGYSATAGDDWTRPALCEDALRLGRILAELTPNEPEVHGLAALMEIQASRLHARIGPTGEPILLLDQDRGRWDGLLISRGLAALQHAQQLTRSPGPYALQASIAACHARAATAEQTDWPRIAVLYQQLAQITPSPIIELNRAVAVAMAEGPDAGLAIVDSLADESTLKGYHLLPSVRGDLLFKLSRFDEARVEFERAASLTRNAREQALLMNRAQSCGDGMSQRFSR
- a CDS encoding M28 family metallopeptidase, translated to MRVVRALSCLLLPAALSASAQTPHVFGYHDFAQQAKWDAAFLPVPDAKLAGEHLKTLTAAPHWASSPEDYATAVYVADKFKAAGIDTKIVPYNVLLNKPVKIEIEAFDAEGKKLMSGPTPEHVNPKKHGGDPFQDDPRILPAFNGSSPSGDITADVVYANYGTLADFKKLAELGISVKDKIVIVRYGANFRGVKVYIAQQYGAKGVLIYSDPADDGYYRGDMYPKGPFRPESAVQRGSVQFLPIYPGDAQTPGVASTPDLPAAKRLTDTRGNEPSIPANPLSYKDAMPILKCLGGQESPRAWQGALPFTYHLGGVNKVKVHMHLEQDSALRTIWDVIGTIPGSDKAQKDDWVVAGNHRDAWVFGAVDPSSGTAAMLETVHGLGELLKQGWRPKRTVVLASWDAEEEGLIGSTEWAEDNAERLAHAVAYFNTDVGVSGSDFKASAVPSLKQFVREITKQVPSPKGGTVYEQWKLSQANETDRRTVTNAPAPATRSAADAENEIRVGNLGSGSDYTPFIQHLGVPSTDIGSEGPYGVYHSAFDNYNWFIKFADPSFVYLQQQARVFGLEILHMANADVLPYDYQLYGKEILSYLDGAQKRAAAGKMTLDFSAAMAAAQRFAAAGTAVHARQLVPSSKPAAFNSALRNAETALLTPAGLPHRPWYKHLIYDPGEFTGYAAVVIPGVNEGISAPDAPRAQAQLGVLAEALNRSAAILEAAAK
- a CDS encoding sugar porter family MFS transporter, producing MSSPKSRSVYLLVKSALTGALGGLLFGFDTAVIAGTTHSLQLHYALSEGEKGFTVAIALYGTVLGAIFAGPLGQKIGSRAALRVMAVLYVLSALGCAFAGPWWSFLAFRFLGGLGIGGSSVLGPVYIAELAPAKWRGRLVGLFQINIVIGILLAYLSNAIVAHFTLGAIEWRVQLGIGVFPAILFLALLYTVPHSSRWLVSQNRIDEAYRILAELGSPDSQAEVDAIAASIRAEGGTTQHSLFQSRYGKLIFLAVSIGLFNQLSGINAILYYLNDIFSFAGFSSMSGNVQAVVVGVANLVATLVGIAIIDKIGRKPLLLIGAVGTCLSLLGVAWVFHTGEHLSLLLPLLVGFIASFALSQGAVIWVYLAELFPTNVRSKGQSLGSSSHWIANGVIANIFPYVAAYSKSLPFAFFAGMMVVQFIVVLLVYPETKGQTLEGMQEHLGLH